From the genome of Toxoplasma gondii ME49 chromosome XII, whole genome shotgun sequence:
CCAGAGAAAGCTGCGAGAGTGGAACCTCACTTGGCCGTGTCTCTGAATGCTGCGTCTGTCGACTCCCAGCTCGCAGCTCTGCGGTTGCTGGGTCTGTCCCTTTGCCTCGAGACATGTGCATGGTCGAGCTCTGCcctgcctgcatgcagcgccaTTCCTGTTCACGGCGATGGCACGCACCCACGGCTGTCTCCAACTGTATGGACTCAGGGACGGCtcgacgcgcatgcactcacgGACCCCACATGCACAGCAGGCGTTTGAAGTGTGAATGGGAAGACTTCGAGACGGATTTGCGTTTCCGTCTTACTGAAACAAGCCGTAGACAACGACGTCGGCAATGTCAGGATTCCTTCCCCCATGAAAAGGACCAGGCGCGCCGCCGGAGTTCCTCACGCGTTGCATCcactcgctgcatgcgttttcaaaGGCCTCAGCAGGGTCGGTGATGccttgcttctttttctgcatgcgagaaACTGAGAAACATAAAAGTCAACCGAGGGGGAAGGAGACGtcggggggagggggggagagacacggagagaagggagataccccgagaaggagggagaacgcgagagagtgagagaaaatgcaagagagaaggaacgaagcCGCACACTTGTCGAAACAACCATCGCAGGCATGCAGTGAcccaaagagagagagaaaggaccCAGCcggcgcgagacagagacgccttcCGGAAAACACAAAACGGCTTCCAAACAGCATGCCGGAAGTTGccaaaaaaacaaaaacgaAGATCGGAAGCCATGCGTCTCGACCCTGGGGCTCCGGCGTTCGCCAGAGCACCTGCCAGTCGCCTCTTGCagtgtctgttctctcttcgccgcaTCCTCGCAGCTGCTTTTTGATCCAGGCCCCCATCGAGAGAATTCGTCTGCTGCGCGCTGCGATGCGTGAGTTGaacgacagcgagaagaaagtggagaccgGCGGCCCAGAGAAGGCGCGTTAAAACGCAGGAACTAGAAGCGCTCTCCACAGACGtggaacagaggagaaagacgaggcaggcgtcgcaggcagacagagagaagaagacatgcatgcagagctgcGTGAACCTCGAGGAAGGCAAGAGCGTCGAGAGAGCCGTCGGGAGACCCTGGAAAGggagcgcgcatgcacattcGCTGCAAAGGAGACGCGACGTATACGCAGAGACTGATACCCTTGCGAGAGGCAAGCGCAGGCGCCCCCGCGTACCTGCGAACATCAGAAGCGGGCCGCCAACGCGAACGCTGAGGCGTTCAAGAGGCGAGAAGTTGCTCAGTGCTGCGATGGAGTCGAAGGCCTTCCAGCTGAGAATGCAAACACACCACCACAgtgaacaggagaagaaatgagagaagaaggaagaaaacgaatgggcaaggagagaaatacgggcgggggggggggtgaaagcgagaagaagcagaagggagaagcagaagaacaagggagagggggacagaagaaaaagacgggAGCTGTGATCCGAGGCAAATGACGGATTGAGCAAAATCGCTGGATGCTTCGGGGACTGAATCGACACACGAGATGTCCCTCACCTTGAAAAAAGCGTGGAATAGAGACAGGCAGGGAGAATGGGGAGAAAATGCGTGTACGCCCAGTCGAtgtcgcgttcctctccaGGACTCATTTTCCCCGTTCCTGTCTCAGCCGTCGGTGAGGTGTATTTGTGCATGGCGCACAAACGACGAATGATCTCCCGCGAGTCATTCACCTGGCAAGCAACacagagatacagagagagacagagacagaaggcgagatTTCGCTCTCGTTCTTACGGTGCCTTCTGCTAGGGACGCTCTCAGTAAGATATTCCCCGACTTCGCTAGAGGGAGATCGGAAACAGCGAGACGCGAAAAGGAGGtcagacaggaagagagaggaaagcgacgaagagagagagcaagagtGAACGTGGAAGCGAGatggaggcagagagcaaggagaccgggagagagagagacaagaagcaagagagaaaaacaacacacagagacgacggGTGGAACGGACGGGGATCAGCGAAGACGCTGTAGACTGTCGCAACGGCGCAGACATCCGCCAGTTGTCCATTCGCTGGAgccaagaagaagcgaatAAAGACATGTCTcaacagatgcatgcagtcctcTCGGGACTCGCTCGACGCGTTCATTCCCCACAGGCGACGCCACGACACTCTGTCAGCTGCACGTCGACCCATCTTTGTAAATGCGTAAGGAAATACGAAAAAAACCACACGGTCGCACGAATGGACAAACGtacgtagatatatatatatatgtatatatatacgcagatatttatttatatatttatatatatatatatatatatatatatatatatctacgtaGAGAGAATGTGCACACACGCGCGCATGTATGGGTCGGAGGACGTTTGCGTTCCTGGAGCAGATCGTGTGAGTTTTTTCAGCCTTTGCTTGGCTTACCTGTTCTCCGTCGAGAAGCGCAATGGGGACCTTTTTGTATGTCTTGTCCAGACGAGGATCGTTGAGAATTTCTTTCTTGTTGAAGGGGTGAACCTGCGAGTTGGAAGCAGAGATCTCTCAAAAGAAGTTTCTACTCTTCACAGACGCCCACATCTGCTTAGATTGAGGCCGACCGAGAACCAAATTTAGAGAGGCGCTCCCAGCTCCACACGAGACAGACTTCAATGGTGAGGCgcaacagaggagacgaacgaagCTACTCTGATGAGCTGCTCCACGACCGGCAGACGCAAAAGTCTCCGTGCATTACTGGAGGCTATTCGACACCGCTTTGTCTCGGCAGGTGACAGACAAGCCAGCGCTCACCGCGtcgaaagagggagaggcaaaGGGCAAACGACggcagacaggagaagaaacgacaccggaaaggggagaagatAAAgtcaaaagagacagaataTGGAGAGCGCAAGAGAAatgaaatggagagagagcaagacaaatgaaatggagagagagaaagagaaatgaaatggagagagcacagaagaggaagtgagCGTAGGGAAGCAAATAGAatggagacaggaagaacgGTGGGAacccgaagaagaaggcgccaccagagagagagggaaagggTGAGATTGGAAGAAATCGATggcggagaaaggagaaaaagcacAGGTGAACAGCGGCGccaagagacagcgaagcgcgcatgaagagaggcagtgtgaaacgaggggaagagacagcgaagcgcgaggaagggATCCAGAGGCAcaaaaggggaagagaaaaaagtggaaaccAGCGATAACGTCCACCAGCAGATTCGTGTGAACTGTAGCGCTCGGTGTTCCGGTTCATGCTGTAAGACAAGAGAGTTCTACTTTGAACTGAGGATTCAAGGAGGCACAGCGACCGTCCTGTCTCCCTGAAATGACCCGCGACTCAGAGCTGTATCTCTCAGAGTCGCCACAGAACTCACAGTTTACTCACCTCGACGACTTCGTacggaagagcgaagaagtcgaagacagCGCGTGTGGCGGTGCAGTAGGGGCACACTGcaggcagcagaagagagaagtgaaAAGAAATGCGTCTGCGAGAAAAGTCTcggaagcgaaacgcatTCAGCAACACCAATGAACATGGCAGACCGCGACGCGAAAGAGCTGGCGCCCACGATGCGTTTTACAGCAAGGAACCGGAAGGGACGCACAGAAGGTCCTttgaagagaagcagagggaggtggaagcagaaacgaggTCTCTAAAAAGGGAACGACGGAGGTGAACTTGCAGCAGATCTTTCCGAGACAAACACAGGAgacggaaagagacaggatCCTTTCACGGTAAAAAACataaaagagaagaagaccttCCTCCGACGAGACCGCGATTTGACACGCTCCGCCTTGCTCTCCCTCTGCGCGTTGAAAAGAGGCCTCCATTCGCTCTGAGGACCGGCAGTTGTCTCTCGATGAACGTGGAAGCAGCCGACAACCCCAATGCCTGAGAGTCTTTGAGTGGCGACTCAGGTCTTCTGGACTCCTTGCGTCCTGTAGTTTTCTCACTAAAAGAAGATCTGCTATTGGTCGCATAAGATTAGCTTTGCTTGTGCGACTGCGCCAACAAAGAGGTCCGGCCTCCGTTGCAACGCTCGAGAAGACTCGCGGCAgcttgcgtttcttctctgaaagagggagaaagagctCTCCACGAGAATGGTCGTCGACGCACCTGTGTACTGAAAGAGAGTGGGGACCGTGGTAGCTTTCGCATCTCCTGCGTCACTCTGGACTTGCGCCTGAGCCGTTGAAAAGCTGCGCGTTTTGTCTGCTCCTCCACGGACCGCGGAGCGAGCCGAGAGCGCCAGTggctgcgagaagagcggcacAGAGCTCGcacacgaagagagagaggagacagaggaaacgggagagacacgaagaggcAGGTATCTGTTGCGGAGGAGAGTTGAAGAGGCAGCTGTCCGCGCGCAGACGAGCAGCGGGGCAACAGGCTTCATGTTGAAGAGGAAGGCTTCACTCccgaaggcgggagaggagagcgttGAGGAGAGACGTGAAGTCAAAGACGTTGTCATCTTGTCTCTAAAGACGAAACGTGAAAAGGATCGCAGGTGCAGTGCTCGAGGGTCGACTTCGAGTCTTTGTTGCCAAAGagccggagagagacaggggagagaaTGCGGCGACAGGAAACAACAAGGAAC
Proteins encoded in this window:
- a CDS encoding glutathione S-transferase, N-terminal domain-containing protein (encoded by transcript TGME49_249630) encodes the protein MQFFFWRVRGTLWQVQERFAGASHCLRRRKLSSPCTCFPQVPCCFLSPHSLPCLSPALWQQRLEVDPRALHLRSFSRFVFRDKMTTSLTSRLSSTLSSPAFGSEAFLFNMKPVAPLLVCARTAASSTLLRNRYLPLRVSPVSSVSSLSSCASSVPLFSQPLALSARSAVRGGADKTRSFSTAQAQVQSDAGDAKATTVPTLFQYTVCPYCTATRAVFDFFALPYEVVEVHPFNKKEILNDPRLDKTYKKVPIALLDGEQVNDSREIIRRLCAMHKYTSPTAETGTGKMSPGEERDIDWAYTHFLPILPACLYSTLFSSWKAFDSIAALSNFSPLERLSVRVGGPLLMFAVSRMQKKKQGITDPAEAFENACSEWMQRVRNSGGAPGPFHGGRNPDIADVVVYGLFQALRNAEVLQAVRHKNPALNAWLLETGKAITRQ